From Solidesulfovibrio carbinoliphilus subsp. oakridgensis, the proteins below share one genomic window:
- a CDS encoding tetratricopeptide repeat protein produces MDYTATTPDEFIDELKKRLAHNPGCGVTHYNLGTAYVAKGRLIEAEAEFLQAVECSPSLAEGYVQLGGLAMNKGNLDACLEWNEKACRARPLFAVPYGNIGFVHLQRGEVDKAEKALRRAVKIDPKYVQALATLGSALFMKGDIDAAEFQSTKALEIEPNFGPAINNLALVAMERGDFQKAKELMDRSRETGYEPHPDMVREIEAGLKA; encoded by the coding sequence ATGGACTATACAGCCACCACCCCCGACGAGTTCATCGACGAACTGAAAAAGCGTCTGGCCCACAATCCCGGCTGCGGCGTGACCCACTACAACCTGGGCACGGCCTACGTGGCCAAGGGCCGGCTGATCGAGGCCGAGGCCGAGTTCCTGCAGGCCGTCGAGTGTTCGCCGAGCCTGGCCGAGGGCTACGTCCAGCTCGGCGGCCTGGCCATGAACAAGGGCAACCTCGACGCCTGCCTGGAGTGGAACGAGAAGGCCTGCCGGGCAAGGCCGCTTTTCGCCGTGCCCTACGGCAACATCGGTTTCGTGCATCTCCAGCGCGGCGAGGTGGACAAGGCCGAGAAGGCCCTGCGCCGGGCCGTCAAGATCGACCCCAAATACGTGCAGGCCCTGGCCACCCTCGGCAGCGCCCTTTTCATGAAGGGCGACATCGACGCGGCCGAGTTCCAGAGCACCAAGGCCCTGGAGATCGAGCCCAACTTCGGCCCGGCCATCAACAACCTGGCCCTGGTGGCCATGGAGCGGGGCGATTTCCAAAAGGCCAAGGAGCTCATGGACCGGTCCCGGGAAACCGGCTACGAGCCGCACCCGGACATGGTCCGCGAGATCGAAGCCGGCCTCAAGGCCTGA
- a CDS encoding YkgJ family cysteine cluster protein, translated as MPLDFSPAFARYEAIAAEADAAFAKVAAACPGMVTCGAGCSDCCHALFDLSFIEALYLNHQFNRAFPSGPARDAILDRANKADREHYKLKRQAFRAGERGVPTSEILADLARERIRCPLLGDDDRCVLYAHRPVTCRLYGVPLEISGAAHTCGNTGFEPGGRYPTVKIEKLQDRLMALSQDVVAALPTRQPLMGDVLAPVSLALVTEYDEEYLGIFTEDDMVKLPEPAAPAASATLGPQTASFGPQTAAFGPGAGSSCGSCGETAGSSACASCGGSTTWVLPGPDGSPGEKEED; from the coding sequence ATGCCCCTGGATTTTTCCCCTGCCTTTGCCCGCTACGAGGCCATCGCCGCCGAAGCGGACGCCGCCTTTGCCAAGGTCGCGGCGGCCTGTCCCGGCATGGTCACCTGCGGCGCGGGCTGCAGCGACTGCTGCCATGCCCTGTTTGACCTGTCCTTTATCGAGGCCCTGTACCTCAACCACCAGTTCAACCGGGCCTTTCCGTCCGGCCCGGCCCGCGACGCCATCCTCGATCGGGCGAACAAGGCCGACCGCGAACACTACAAGCTCAAGCGCCAGGCCTTCCGGGCCGGCGAGCGCGGCGTGCCGACCAGCGAAATCCTGGCCGATCTGGCCCGGGAGCGCATCCGCTGCCCGCTTCTCGGCGACGACGACCGGTGCGTGCTCTACGCCCACCGTCCCGTCACCTGCCGCCTCTACGGCGTGCCGCTCGAAATCTCCGGCGCGGCCCACACCTGCGGCAACACCGGCTTCGAGCCGGGCGGGCGCTACCCGACCGTCAAGATCGAGAAGCTCCAGGACCGGCTGATGGCCCTGTCCCAGGACGTGGTGGCCGCCCTGCCGACCAGGCAGCCGCTCATGGGCGACGTGCTGGCCCCGGTCTCCCTGGCCCTGGTCACCGAATACGACGAGGAATACCTCGGCATCTTCACCGAGGACGACATGGTCAAGCTGCCCGAGCCGGCCGCTCCGGCCGCTTCGGCCACGTTGGGCCCCCAGACCGCTTCGTTTGGCCCCCAGACGGCGGCCTTCGGCCCCGGGGCCGGCTCGTCGTGCGGCTCGTGCGGCGAGACGGCCGGTTCGTCGGCCTGCGCCTCCTGCGGCGGGTCCACCACCTGGGTCCTGCCCGGTCCGGACGGCTCTCCCGGCGAGAAAGAGGAAGACTGA
- a CDS encoding ferredoxin, with protein MGYKVIVDAQKCIGDGECVDVCPVEVYALRDGKAVVVNMEECLGCESCVEVCDQDAIVVEEE; from the coding sequence ATGGGCTACAAGGTGATAGTGGATGCGCAAAAGTGTATCGGCGACGGCGAATGCGTGGATGTCTGCCCGGTTGAGGTCTATGCGCTTCGCGACGGCAAGGCTGTCGTGGTGAACATGGAAGAGTGCCTGGGCTGCGAATCCTGCGTCGAGGTCTGCGACCAGGACGCCATCGTCGTCGAGGAAGAGTAA
- a CDS encoding glycosyltransferase family 2 protein, with amino-acid sequence MGKLTYLRPHRGDIKPVLLLLTSHRLDCFLICTRCLERYTDLDRLKHIYVVANALGSEHQALAKRFVARHHNATLVERGPRGLVPAVLAAQNEILAAHMDDVIIKLDEDLFVTPHWLEHLIDGYCDHAERPDVPLVMPLVPISPPGRHVLNRFLRISYPSERAMYGGPPIEENWVYHRWMWEKLLHENLAEVYLHDLQPKYGYVGYLTINCVIFDQRIMRLVLPFPTNRVAGQTTSDEKAFNLALSSCKMKVAVLGRSIAHHYSFSKCEDYLRSHVSIDEVWRYMQGASAHPAATRQCRVPSGPSELTLLRAGG; translated from the coding sequence ATGGGCAAGTTAACCTATTTGCGTCCGCATCGCGGCGACATCAAACCGGTTCTGCTGCTGCTTACCTCGCACAGACTCGACTGTTTCCTCATCTGCACACGCTGTCTGGAACGGTACACGGATCTTGATCGCCTCAAGCACATCTACGTGGTGGCCAACGCCCTCGGCTCGGAGCACCAGGCCCTGGCCAAGCGGTTCGTCGCCCGCCACCACAACGCCACCCTGGTCGAACGGGGTCCGCGCGGCCTTGTGCCGGCGGTCCTGGCCGCCCAGAACGAGATCCTCGCCGCCCACATGGACGACGTGATCATCAAGCTCGACGAGGATCTTTTCGTCACGCCGCACTGGCTCGAGCACCTGATCGACGGCTACTGCGACCACGCCGAGCGGCCGGACGTACCGCTGGTCATGCCGCTCGTGCCCATAAGCCCGCCCGGCCGCCATGTGCTCAACCGCTTCCTGCGGATCTCCTATCCGTCGGAACGGGCCATGTACGGCGGCCCGCCCATCGAGGAGAACTGGGTCTACCACCGCTGGATGTGGGAAAAGCTCCTCCACGAGAATCTGGCCGAGGTCTACCTGCACGACTTGCAACCCAAGTACGGCTACGTCGGCTACCTGACCATCAACTGCGTGATCTTCGACCAGCGGATCATGCGCCTCGTCCTGCCCTTTCCGACCAACCGGGTGGCCGGCCAGACCACCAGCGACGAAAAGGCCTTCAACCTGGCCCTGTCGTCCTGCAAGATGAAGGTGGCCGTGCTCGGCAGGAGCATCGCCCACCACTACAGCTTCTCCAAATGCGAGGACTACCTGCGCTCCCACGTGTCCATCGACGAGGTCTGGCGCTACATGCAGGGCGCCTCGGCCCATCCGGCGGCCACGCGCCAGTGCCGGGTCCCGTCCGGCCCGTCCGAACTGACGCTCCTTCGGGCCGGCGGCTAG
- a CDS encoding trypsin-like peptidase domain-containing protein, producing the protein MGRFGPWLLWCILSLCLVPAAGAAQTAPIGREARLTPVVTAVKAVAPAVVNITSARKVAGRGGVGPLFDDQLFRHFFGPGMMEPQNQTEESLGSGVIIDGTKGLVLTNAHVIAGGTSIKARLLDGRVLAATLVGSDPDFDVAVLRLSGDGNLPQATMGDSADIMIGETAIAIGNPFGYTNTVTTGVVSAVGRSLKHEGGTYADLIQTDTAINPGNSGGPLVNLAGEVIGINMAIQAGAEGIGFAIPINKARRVVAQIVDGGRVTPAWLGVSGQDVDARTARYFGLDRPRGLLVTDVAKGSAAEQAGLRPGDLLTSVGGTELDDKDQYLGILRTSPVGEAVALAVRRGSAEVRLTAVPTAFSEKEAVAVAGERWGLSVAFGKGVAVTGVAPGSPAARLGLKAGDALIQIGGEKLANQAAFTRAVYLARMHRTVLVMIERGGRGYYARMGVN; encoded by the coding sequence ATGGGACGCTTCGGTCCGTGGCTTTTGTGGTGCATCCTTTCGCTGTGCCTTGTGCCGGCCGCCGGGGCCGCCCAGACGGCCCCCATCGGGCGCGAGGCCCGGCTCACCCCGGTGGTGACGGCGGTCAAGGCCGTGGCCCCGGCCGTGGTCAACATCACCTCGGCCCGGAAAGTTGCGGGCCGGGGCGGCGTAGGGCCCCTGTTCGACGACCAGCTCTTCCGCCATTTCTTCGGCCCCGGGATGATGGAGCCGCAAAACCAGACCGAGGAGAGCCTCGGGTCCGGGGTCATCATCGACGGGACCAAGGGGCTGGTTTTGACCAACGCCCACGTCATCGCCGGCGGCACGTCGATCAAGGCCCGTCTCCTCGACGGCCGGGTGCTGGCCGCGACGCTGGTCGGCTCGGACCCGGATTTCGACGTGGCCGTGTTGCGCCTGTCCGGGGACGGGAACCTGCCGCAGGCGACCATGGGCGACTCGGCCGACATCATGATCGGCGAGACGGCCATCGCCATCGGCAACCCCTTCGGCTACACCAACACCGTGACCACGGGCGTCGTTTCCGCCGTCGGCCGGTCGCTCAAGCACGAGGGCGGCACCTACGCCGACCTGATCCAGACCGACACGGCCATCAATCCCGGCAACAGCGGCGGCCCGCTGGTCAACCTGGCCGGCGAGGTCATCGGCATCAACATGGCCATCCAGGCCGGAGCCGAGGGCATCGGCTTCGCCATTCCCATCAACAAGGCCCGGCGGGTGGTGGCCCAGATCGTCGACGGCGGGCGGGTGACTCCGGCCTGGCTCGGCGTGTCCGGCCAGGACGTGGACGCGAGGACGGCCCGGTATTTCGGCCTCGACCGGCCGCGCGGCCTGCTCGTGACCGACGTGGCCAAGGGCTCGGCGGCCGAGCAGGCGGGCCTTAGGCCGGGGGATCTCCTCACGTCCGTCGGCGGCACGGAGCTTGACGACAAGGACCAGTACCTCGGCATCCTGCGCACCTCGCCGGTCGGCGAGGCCGTGGCGCTCGCGGTGCGGCGCGGCTCGGCCGAGGTCCGGCTGACGGCCGTGCCCACGGCCTTTTCCGAAAAGGAGGCCGTGGCCGTGGCCGGGGAGCGGTGGGGCCTGTCTGTCGCCTTCGGCAAGGGCGTGGCCGTGACCGGGGTGGCCCCGGGTTCGCCGGCGGCCCGGCTCGGCCTCAAGGCCGGGGACGCCCTCATCCAGATCGGCGGGGAGAAGCTGGCCAACCAGGCGGCCTTCACCCGGGCCGTGTACCTGGCCCGCATGCACCGCACGGTGCTGGTCATGATCGAGCGGGGCGGCCGGGGCTATTACGCCCGGATGGGCGTGAACTAG
- a CDS encoding Hsp20/alpha crystallin family protein, which produces MAKLHWTPWMALSELRVEPERMAAEAAVPKEAGYVWQPAADVVETPVDFRVMLELPGVCREDVTVEARGRYLVIQGDRPFARDAGEGLYQVLERSYGPFSRRFALPRGVARSEIRAVMKDGLLVIVVPKVGPERLHRRIPIS; this is translated from the coding sequence ATGGCCAAGCTGCATTGGACCCCGTGGATGGCGTTGTCGGAACTGCGGGTGGAGCCGGAACGCATGGCCGCCGAGGCGGCCGTGCCCAAAGAGGCGGGCTACGTCTGGCAGCCGGCGGCCGACGTGGTGGAAACGCCGGTGGATTTCCGGGTCATGTTGGAATTGCCCGGCGTCTGCCGGGAGGACGTGACCGTGGAGGCCCGGGGCCGGTATCTGGTCATCCAGGGGGATCGGCCCTTTGCCCGGGATGCCGGCGAGGGCCTCTACCAGGTGCTGGAGCGGTCCTACGGGCCGTTTTCCCGGCGTTTCGCCCTGCCCCGCGGCGTGGCCCGGTCCGAGATCCGGGCCGTCATGAAGGACGGCCTGCTGGTCATCGTGGTGCCCAAGGTCGGGCCCGAGCGCCTGCATCGCCGCATTCCCATCAGTTGA
- a CDS encoding Trm112 family protein: MTIHPDLLTILACPKCKGELMTLGNGEGLACQPCGVVYPVRDDIPIMLLEEAVPRADWDAGKRSVKE; encoded by the coding sequence GTGACCATCCATCCCGATCTGCTCACCATCCTGGCCTGCCCCAAATGCAAGGGCGAGCTTATGACCCTCGGCAACGGCGAAGGCCTAGCTTGCCAGCCTTGCGGCGTGGTCTATCCCGTGCGCGACGACATCCCGATCATGCTGCTCGAAGAGGCCGTGCCCCGGGCCGACTGGGATGCGGGCAAGCGGTCGGTCAAGGAATAG
- a CDS encoding PHP domain-containing protein → MALIDLHTHSTASDGSLFPSQLVALAAQNGLAALALTDHDTLDGLAEARTAGRVHGLEIIAGVELSVADGDRGVHILGLFLPDRPGRLADALAYLRERRHNRNRRILDKLREQGVPLDYDAVTALARGAVGRPHIAQALVAMGAVTSFKEAFTRYLGAHGRAYVPKDKLSLADAFSLLHAEGALTVLAHPYILGLAGPALAETVGRYRDAGLDAIEALYTEHSQAQTLEYLALARRFGLAVSGGSDFHGAAKPEVELGRGRGNLRVDITLLDILKARRARRSGPAGPAGQADSGEKGLDQPPLPV, encoded by the coding sequence ATGGCTTTGATCGATCTGCACACCCATTCCACGGCCTCGGACGGCTCGCTTTTCCCCTCGCAACTGGTGGCCCTGGCCGCCCAAAATGGTCTGGCCGCCCTGGCCCTCACCGACCACGACACCCTGGACGGCCTGGCCGAGGCCCGGACGGCCGGGCGCGTCCACGGCCTGGAGATCATCGCCGGGGTGGAGCTGTCGGTGGCCGATGGCGACCGCGGCGTCCATATCCTGGGACTCTTCCTGCCGGACCGGCCGGGCCGGCTCGCCGACGCCCTGGCCTACCTGCGCGAACGCCGCCACAACCGCAACCGGCGCATCCTCGACAAGCTGCGCGAACAGGGCGTCCCCCTGGACTACGACGCCGTGACCGCCCTGGCCCGGGGGGCCGTCGGCCGGCCGCACATCGCCCAGGCGCTGGTGGCCATGGGCGCGGTGACCAGCTTCAAGGAGGCCTTCACCCGGTATCTCGGGGCCCACGGCCGGGCCTACGTGCCCAAGGACAAGCTCTCCCTGGCCGACGCCTTTTCGCTGCTGCACGCCGAAGGGGCGCTGACCGTCCTGGCCCACCCCTACATCCTGGGCCTGGCCGGCCCGGCCCTGGCCGAGACCGTGGGCCGCTACCGCGACGCGGGCCTGGACGCCATCGAGGCCCTCTACACCGAACACTCCCAGGCCCAGACCCTCGAATACCTGGCCCTGGCCCGGCGCTTCGGCCTGGCCGTGTCCGGCGGGTCGGACTTCCACGGGGCGGCCAAGCCCGAGGTGGAGCTCGGCCGGGGCCGGGGCAACCTGCGGGTGGACATCACCCTCCTCGACATCCTCAAAGCCAGGCGGGCCCGGCGGTCCGGCCCGGCCGGACCGGCCGGCCAGGCGGACTCCGGCGAAAAAGGACTTGACCAGCCCCCCCTCCCGGTGTAA
- the rplU gene encoding 50S ribosomal protein L21 codes for MYAIVLAGGKQYKVQEGATITVDLLKTEAGAEYVLDKVLLIGGPEVKVGEPYVSGAAVTCEVAGHVKGKKIVVFHKRRRQDSHKKQGHRQGYTQLRVKSIQA; via the coding sequence ATGTACGCAATCGTTTTGGCTGGCGGCAAGCAATACAAGGTCCAGGAAGGGGCCACCATCACCGTGGATCTTCTGAAGACCGAAGCCGGCGCGGAATACGTTTTGGATAAGGTGCTGCTGATCGGCGGCCCCGAGGTCAAGGTCGGCGAACCCTATGTGTCCGGCGCTGCCGTGACCTGCGAGGTGGCCGGCCATGTCAAGGGCAAAAAGATCGTGGTCTTCCACAAACGTCGGCGGCAGGATTCGCACAAAAAGCAGGGCCATCGCCAAGGCTACACCCAGCTTCGGGTGAAGTCCATCCAGGCCTAG
- the rpmA gene encoding 50S ribosomal protein L27: protein MAHKKAGGSSRNGRDSAGQRRGVKRFGGQQVIAGNIIVRQLGTKFHPGEGVGMGRDYTLFALVDGVVKFEKYMRNNKVKTRILVVPAAGTDTTQ from the coding sequence ATGGCACATAAAAAAGCAGGCGGCAGCTCCAGAAACGGCCGCGACAGCGCCGGCCAACGGCGCGGCGTCAAGCGCTTCGGCGGCCAGCAGGTCATCGCCGGCAACATCATCGTGCGCCAGCTCGGCACCAAGTTCCACCCCGGCGAGGGTGTGGGCATGGGCCGCGACTACACGCTCTTCGCCCTGGTGGACGGCGTGGTGAAGTTCGAAAAGTACATGCGCAACAACAAAGTCAAGACCCGCATCCTGGTCGTCCCGGCCGCCGGCACGGACACGACCCAATAG
- a CDS encoding flagellar motor protein MotB → MAEQDHKAKNIIIKRVKKVAAGAHGGSWKVAYADLVTAMMAFFLLMWLLNMVPQDKKEQLASYFNDFSIFQNPGPSAQLLDSGGLGPPGAVVGSQDERPDVAIDRDGKAPSGGKGQGTGDLDGGRQLDAKAAAEAQAAAKAEAAAEAQAVALEQQVEKALQESVPELAGQVSVTQEKDKVRIEIMDKSDRPLFDLGGVALLPDAQRILAAVTGVIRKDGIKVAIEGHTDAYRYSGTYSNWDLSAGRALSARRLMLQQGLPPDQVAAVSGFADTRPYVPGKPLDARNRRISLLLYREPKPGETPAGGKGGVGAAKPAPTPRTPDVGEVLEKQIDNLYDKSTDGQF, encoded by the coding sequence ATGGCGGAACAGGACCACAAAGCCAAGAACATCATCATCAAGCGCGTGAAAAAGGTCGCGGCCGGGGCCCACGGCGGTTCGTGGAAAGTGGCCTACGCCGACCTGGTCACGGCCATGATGGCCTTTTTCCTTTTGATGTGGCTCTTGAACATGGTGCCCCAGGACAAGAAGGAACAACTGGCCTCCTATTTCAACGACTTCAGCATTTTCCAGAACCCCGGCCCCTCGGCCCAGCTCCTCGACTCGGGCGGCCTCGGACCGCCGGGGGCCGTTGTCGGCAGCCAGGACGAACGGCCCGACGTGGCCATCGACCGGGACGGCAAGGCCCCTTCCGGCGGCAAGGGCCAGGGCACCGGCGACCTCGACGGCGGCAGGCAGCTCGACGCCAAGGCGGCGGCCGAGGCCCAGGCGGCGGCCAAGGCCGAGGCGGCCGCCGAAGCGCAGGCCGTCGCCCTGGAACAGCAGGTGGAAAAGGCCTTGCAGGAGTCCGTGCCGGAGCTGGCCGGCCAGGTGTCGGTCACCCAGGAGAAGGACAAGGTCCGCATCGAGATCATGGACAAGTCCGACCGGCCGCTGTTCGACCTCGGCGGCGTGGCCCTTTTGCCCGACGCCCAGCGCATCCTGGCCGCGGTCACGGGCGTGATCAGGAAAGACGGGATCAAGGTGGCCATCGAGGGGCATACCGACGCCTACCGGTATTCCGGGACCTATTCGAACTGGGACCTGTCGGCCGGCCGGGCCCTGTCCGCCCGGCGGCTCATGCTCCAGCAGGGCCTGCCGCCGGACCAGGTGGCCGCGGTGTCCGGCTTTGCCGACACCCGGCCCTATGTGCCGGGAAAGCCCCTTGACGCGAGAAACCGCCGCATAAGCCTGCTCCTTTACCGTGAGCCCAAACCCGGCGAAACGCCGGCCGGCGGCAAGGGCGGCGTTGGTGCCGCCAAACCGGCGCCAACGCCCAGGACACCGGACGTGGGCGAGGTCCTGGAGAAGCAGATCGACAACCTCTACGACAAATCGACCGACGGCCAGTTCTAG
- the motA gene encoding flagellar motor stator protein MotA: protein MFAILGVVIVLGCILAGFIMEKGNFDLILSAAPPELLMIGGGALGALVLSSPKDVLGATFKGALSIFGGMITSKAYYLELLTTLSGLYMKIRREGLVAIEKDVERPAESPIFSNFAKNKKNHEVLTFICDTMRIFSTVNIEAHEFETIMDADIEATVHEALIPAHSIAKVADALPGLGIVACVLGVVLTMGKINEPAEVLGHSIGAALVGTFLGVLGAYGFVAPVATNIEYRAKETEAILLTAKASLTAFVGGNPPPVALEAGRRAIPIHKRPSFEELEQAIKASKGK from the coding sequence ATGTTCGCGATACTTGGCGTTGTAATCGTCCTAGGCTGCATCCTGGCCGGCTTCATCATGGAGAAAGGCAACTTCGACCTGATCCTGTCGGCCGCTCCGCCGGAACTGCTCATGATCGGCGGCGGGGCCCTCGGGGCCCTGGTCCTCAGTTCCCCCAAGGATGTCCTTGGGGCCACCTTCAAGGGCGCGCTGTCCATCTTCGGCGGCATGATCACCAGCAAGGCCTACTATCTGGAGCTCCTGACCACGCTCTCGGGCCTTTACATGAAGATCCGCCGCGAGGGCCTGGTCGCCATCGAAAAAGACGTGGAGCGGCCGGCCGAGAGCCCGATTTTCAGCAACTTCGCCAAGAACAAGAAAAACCACGAGGTGTTGACCTTCATCTGCGACACCATGCGGATCTTTTCCACGGTCAACATCGAGGCCCACGAGTTCGAGACCATCATGGACGCGGACATCGAAGCCACGGTCCACGAGGCCCTCATCCCGGCCCACAGCATCGCCAAGGTGGCCGACGCCCTGCCGGGTCTCGGCATCGTGGCCTGCGTCCTTGGCGTCGTTTTGACCATGGGCAAGATCAACGAGCCGGCCGAGGTCCTCGGCCACAGCATCGGCGCGGCCCTGGTCGGCACCTTTCTCGGCGTGCTCGGGGCCTACGGCTTTGTCGCGCCCGTGGCCACCAACATCGAATACCGGGCCAAGGAAACCGAGGCCATTCTCCTCACCGCCAAGGCGTCGCTGACCGCCTTTGTCGGCGGCAACCCGCCGCCCGTGGCCCTCGAAGCCGGACGCCGGGCCATCCCCATCCACAAGCGCCCCTCGTTCGAGGAGCTCGAACAGGCCATCAAGGCCAGCAAGGGCAAGTAG
- a CDS encoding GGDEF domain-containing protein: MEAKYRAERLPETLRHVRLAFLGAFGVNVLFYLSDWRFYGQPHFPAALAARTAIVAASLLCLGLTGRVRAFPQLDRLCAGWSVPVIAAGAILVTPHTDVALFIIFVLPVIFYLALPMSFSRTLAAGLGCSAATLAGYLSQAPVRDTAVGLGLAMLTENVVLALLLIRANRLQRLAWDATRAARAAGEGLAQHRQALQTVLQAVPAPLVIVARDSRRVLQSNDAARAFFGEAACQGRPALDSFFDRRELARLAGRLRDRGHVEEFETRLSWPDGTVRDVLLAATRIVFGSVEAVVAIVMDITGRKEMEAHLQLLANTDPLTGLANRARFFAAAAAAIRRTQREGRPLSVVMLDLDHFKAINDTHGPEAGDAFLKALAGLCRDLLRGQYLAARIGGEEFALLLPDTDTAGALALADRLRLATAGRPLAGLDQTVTLSAGVSEVRAGETTVDAVLSRADQALYAAKHAGRNHVLVYGDLLGPDALKN, encoded by the coding sequence TTGGAAGCGAAATACCGGGCCGAGCGCCTGCCCGAAACCCTGCGCCACGTCCGGCTGGCCTTTCTCGGCGCGTTTGGCGTCAATGTCCTTTTCTACCTGAGCGACTGGCGCTTTTACGGCCAGCCCCACTTCCCCGCCGCCCTGGCCGCCCGCACGGCGATCGTGGCCGCCTCGCTCCTGTGCCTGGGCCTGACCGGCCGGGTCCGCGCCTTTCCCCAACTCGATCGCCTCTGCGCCGGCTGGTCCGTGCCGGTCATCGCGGCCGGCGCGATCCTCGTCACCCCGCACACCGACGTCGCCCTGTTCATCATTTTCGTCCTGCCGGTCATCTTCTACCTGGCCCTGCCCATGTCCTTCTCCCGGACGTTGGCCGCGGGCCTCGGCTGCAGCGCCGCCACCCTGGCCGGCTACCTGTCCCAGGCCCCGGTCCGGGACACCGCCGTCGGCCTCGGGCTGGCCATGCTGACCGAGAACGTGGTGCTGGCCCTGCTGCTCATCCGGGCCAACCGGCTGCAGCGCCTGGCCTGGGACGCCACCCGCGCCGCCCGGGCGGCGGGCGAGGGCCTGGCCCAACACCGCCAGGCCCTGCAGACCGTGCTCCAGGCCGTGCCCGCGCCCCTGGTCATCGTGGCCCGGGACAGCCGGCGGGTGCTCCAGAGCAACGACGCGGCCCGGGCTTTTTTCGGCGAGGCGGCCTGCCAGGGCCGGCCGGCCCTGGACAGCTTTTTCGACCGCCGGGAACTGGCCCGGCTGGCCGGACGGCTGCGGGACCGGGGCCATGTGGAGGAGTTCGAGACGCGGCTGTCCTGGCCGGACGGGACGGTCCGGGACGTGCTTCTGGCCGCGACGCGCATTGTGTTCGGGAGCGTGGAGGCCGTGGTGGCCATCGTCATGGACATCACCGGCCGCAAGGAAATGGAGGCGCACCTGCAACTTCTGGCCAACACCGACCCCCTGACGGGGCTGGCCAACCGGGCCCGCTTTTTCGCCGCCGCCGCGGCCGCCATCCGGCGCACCCAGCGGGAGGGCCGGCCGCTTTCGGTGGTCATGCTCGACCTCGACCACTTCAAGGCCATCAACGACACCCACGGCCCCGAGGCCGGCGACGCCTTCCTCAAAGCCCTGGCCGGATTGTGCCGGGACCTCCTGCGGGGGCAGTATCTGGCGGCCAGGATCGGCGGCGAGGAGTTCGCCCTGCTCCTGCCCGACACCGACACGGCCGGGGCCCTGGCCCTGGCCGACCGGCTGCGCCTGGCCACGGCCGGCCGGCCCCTTGCCGGCCTGGACCAGACCGTGACGCTGAGCGCCGGGGTGTCCGAAGTCCGCGCCGGAGAAACGACGGTGGACGCCGTCCTGTCCCGGGCCGACCAGGCCCTCTATGCCGCCAAGCACGCCGGCCGCAACCACGTCCTGGTCTACGGGGACCTGCTCGGGCCGGACGCCCTCAAAAACTGA
- a CDS encoding GDSL-type esterase/lipase family protein: MRIAFVGDSLTVGVGDPHYLGWVGRLCAASSLAGLALTAYNLGVRSETSTHIKNRIGRELPPRLLPRDEARVVLSFGVNDAKVENGRRKVELSQSVDNLFDIVTQVSKLSPVLMVGPPPVLDDGHRSRVEELSDVFSRTCEDMGVPYLEMCRALGRDTAYLDSLVAAGDGYHPEAAGYAAMAGKVAEWEAWQAWMRGC, translated from the coding sequence ATGCGCATCGCCTTTGTCGGAGACTCGCTGACCGTCGGCGTCGGCGATCCGCATTACCTCGGTTGGGTGGGCCGGCTGTGCGCGGCCTCCTCCCTGGCCGGCCTGGCCCTTACCGCCTACAACCTCGGCGTGCGATCCGAAACCAGCACCCACATCAAGAACCGCATCGGCCGGGAACTGCCGCCCCGGCTCCTGCCCCGCGACGAGGCCCGGGTGGTCCTGTCGTTTGGCGTCAACGACGCCAAGGTCGAAAACGGCCGGCGCAAGGTCGAGCTGTCCCAGTCCGTGGACAACCTCTTCGACATCGTCACCCAGGTCTCCAAACTGAGTCCGGTCCTCATGGTCGGGCCGCCGCCCGTCCTCGACGACGGCCACCGCAGCCGCGTCGAGGAACTCTCCGACGTCTTCTCCCGCACCTGCGAGGACATGGGCGTGCCCTACCTGGAGATGTGCCGGGCCCTTGGCCGCGACACAGCCTACCTGGACAGCCTCGTGGCCGCCGGCGACGGCTACCACCCCGAAGCGGCCGGCTACGCGGCCATGGCCGGCAAGGTGGCGGAGTGGGAAGCCTGGCAGGCCTGGATGCGGGGGTGTTGA